ATCCAGCCGGTCGCGGTGCCGCTTTCGATGTCGTCCCACTCCTCGATGGTGTCGCCCGACGCCTGGAGCGAGTCCGTCACCGTGAACTCGTACTGGGTCGTCGTGCCCGTGCCGACGAGTCGAATCTCGTTCGGGAGGGGCTCGGCCGTGGAGTCGTCCGTCGTGCTGTCGTCCGTCGTCGACGAGTCGCCGCCGGTGCTCCCGTCGGCGCTCGGGAGCGGACAGGAGTCGCTGCTCGTGATGTTGCTCGTGTCCACGTCGGCCCCGCTGAACACCGTCGCCTGCCCGGAGACGTTGATGTTCGAGTCCAGAATCTCGCAGTTCGTGGCGTCGTTGACGAGGACGCCGTCCACGTCGCCGTTCGGGAAGTGGATACAGCTGTTCTGGACGGTCGAGCCGTTGCGGTCGTTGTCGATGCAGACCGCCGCGCCGGCGGGCTGGGACCGCGTACTCCCCGTGATGGAGACGTTCTCGAGGGTCACGCCCCACGGCTTGTCCGCGGTGTCGGTGTCGACGGAGTCGGCGTGAATCGTCTGGACCGACGTGTCGTTCTGGATGCGGCAGTTGCGCAGGGTGAAGCCGCCGTGGCCGGCCCACGTCGGAGACGAGACGATGCCGCGCGAGGTGGGGCAGGACTTGAAGATGAAGTCGCAGTCCTCGATGAGAACGCCCGCGTACCCGTTGCCGGTGGAGTCGATGCGGAGCCCCTCGGGGCTGTCGAGGCTGTCGCCGTCGTGGGCGTGCTCGTTGAGGTTGTCCGCGTCCATGATGACGGTCGCGCCCTTGATCCACGAGGTCTTTTCGGGGTGGTCGCCCGCGGAGATGCGCATGTTGGTGTTGTCGTTGTTCTTGAACAGGCCGCCCTCGACGCGGAGGACGCCGCGGGTGTGGGTCGCGCGGAACGACGACGACCCGCGCTGTTCGATGTGGCAGTCCACGAGGCGAATTTCGCCGACAGAGCCGCCCTGCACGCGGATGCCCGCGACGCCGTCGGGGTAGCCCGGAAGCTCGGCTCCCTCGCGCATGTAGACGCGGCGGGCGACGTTGACGCCGTCGACGGAGGAACAGTCGTACGCGAGGAGCTGACGGCGAGCGTCGTTGTCGGTGGGGGTGCGGCCGAGCCACTCGACGTCCTCGATGAGCGCGCCGTCGTCATTTATCATCCAGATGTCCGCCGTGGTGGTGGAGTCGTCGGTCTGCTGGATGGAGAAGTTCTTCAGGACGTGGTGGTCCCCGCTCGTGATTTCGAGGAACCGGTACTTCTCGCCGTTGTTGCCCGACGGGAAGACGAACTGCACGTCCTTGTGGGAGCTTCCGGTGCCGACCATCCCGAAGCGGGAGACGTCGTCGTTCCAGTACTGCGTCTCGGTGGCGAGATACTCACCCGGAGGGAATTCGATGAGCGTCCCGCTCTCGTACGCGGAATCGAGTTGGTCGTCTATCGGTTCGTTTCCGTTGGGGTCCATTCCAAGGTCGTCCACCGCGTTGACGACGCGGTCCCATTGGATACCGAAGCGCTCCTCTGGTCCAGACGCAGCCGACGCGACGCCGGCAGAGAGGGCAGTCGATGCGGCCATCGCACCGAGTTTGAGGTAGTTCCGCCTGTTGAGTTGCGATTCGAGGATGGAGTCCGAATCCGCGGCGGATTCGTCGTCGTCTCCATCGGTTAGTCGTACCATATCTCAGGAAAGCCCTCGTTAAGGTGATAATCATTATTGCAGGGTATAATCTGATTGGCTACGATTACTTGCGGGATTGCTTCGGATGGAGGCCAGTTAGTTACCAGTTGTATATCAAAGACACACCTTATATTCTCCCAGATAAGCATCAACTAAATACTAATATCGCGGCGATTTGAGCCCGTGAAACAACCGCTTAATCGGGACAATACGGGGCGAATCGGTAGCCCGTGTCGAGTCCGCTTTGGCCCGTGAAACGTCTCTACTCGTCGGATAATCAATCTATGAACTGGTAATTACGCTCCCACCGAACCTTGCGAGGGCGTTCGTTTCACCGCACCCACATTTTCTGACTGTGTTCTGATAGGTTTGATTCACGTCGAAGCTTCAGCTAGCAATGAGAGTCAGTCGAATCGACCACTCGCCGGGGCGTCAAATCGGCCGAACGCCTCCCTCACTTCGACATCACGGAGACGAGTTCCCGGAGGTTCTGTTTGACCCGCCAGTCGAAGAGCGTCATGAGCGACGCGGCGCTGACGACGTAGGCGACGACACCGATGGCGACGAGGAGCGCGAACTCGACGAGCGGCGACCCGACGCGGTTCTGCGCCGCGAGGACCGCCATCGCCATCGCGCCGCTGGCCGCGACGGGGTACGAAAGCTCCCGGAGGAACCGCCGGTAGGTCGTGTCGAGGGTGCGTTTCATCTCGCGCGCGTAGAGGGGGACCATCGGGAACGCGAGGATGCCCGTGACCGCGAGGGCGGTCCCCTCGATGCCGTAGGCGCTCGTCGCGGGAACGATGGCGACGGCGAGCAGGGCGACCCTGAGGAAGCCGAGTTTGGTCTGTACGTCGGGGCGGCCGACGGCGCGCCAGACGGGGTTGAACGTCGCGAAGAGCGTCCGAAAGAGCCCGTAGGCGACGAGAATCTGCATGGCGAGCACCATCGGCAGCCAGTCCGCACCGAGGAACGCGCCGACGAAGGCGGGCGCGACGAGGTAGATGCCGACCGACATCGGCAGGGCGACGAACGCCGTGAGTCGGAAGGTGCTGAAGAACGCCTCGCGGAGGGCGCGCTGGTCCTCTTGGAGCTTCGAGTACGTCGAGAACATCACGCTGGAGACGACGACGGCGATTTCGGTCGCTGGCGCGTTGGAGATGCGGTAGGCGAGCTGGTAGTAACCGAGCGAGGTCGCGGTCAGGAGCCAGCCGACGACCGCGTCGTCGCCCTGCCCGTAGAGGAACTCGACGATGGACGACCCCGTGACCCACTTCCCGTAGCCGATGAGCTCGGCGGCGTACGCGCGGTTCAGCGCGGGACGCGGGCGGTAGGGGTGCAGGAAGTAGGTCGCGACCGACCGGACGCCCGCGTCCGCGAGGTAGCCGAAGATGAGCGCCCAGACCGTCGGGCTGACCGCGGCGTAGCCGAGCGCGACCACGACGTAGGCGGTCGTGCCGCTGACCCGGTAGGCGAACTCCTTGTGAAACGCGAGGTCCTTCTTGAAGTAGACCATCGCGGGGTTCCGCAGCGCGAGGAAAATCGGGACCAGCGCGATGGCGCGGATGAGGTCCCGCGCCGCGGGTTCGCCGAACAGCGAGGCGAGCGACGGCGCGGCGAGGTAGAGAATCGAACTCATCAGCAGGCCGCGGAGGAGTTCGAGCGTGAACGTCGTGTTCAGGTAGTCGTCCACGTCGTCATCGACACGCTGGATGAGCGCGGCGTCGATGCCGAGGTTCGTCAGGCTCAGAAGCGCCGAGATGGTGAGCAGCGCGATGCCCATCAGCCCGATGGCCTCGGGGCCGAGCAGTCGCGCGAGGACGATGAACATCACGACCTTCAGCACCCGGTCGAGGACGTTCATCGCCGACACCCACATCCCGCTTTTCACCGTCCGCTCTGCGAGGTCGCCGTCGTCGTCGCCGGGGACGAACCGGCGGCGAATCGTCCGGACGACCGAGCGTATCCTATCTCTCATCGAAGGCACCTCTCGGGCCGCCGCTTCGACGACGACCCGGCGTATTCACGAACGGTAACACTCGGCTACACATCGGCTCACGAGGCGATTAATTATTGACTCGCTACTGGACTCCGCGGGGGCCGGGGCTCCCGCGGCCGCGGGAATTAGGCGCTGTTTGACGAGGCGGAGCGACCTGCCGAGCGCCGTGGTGTCCGAACCCGTGCGGCGGGTCAGCGACCGTCGGCCTGCAGGCCGACGGTCGGAAAGGAACAGCGGCGGCACCGGCGGTAGCGGTTCTAATGTCGGCGTGAAAATCGAACCCCGTGCCCCGACGCCCCTACCCGGACACGTAGTAGAGGTCGGCCGCGCCGTTCGACATGACGCGGTTCACGTTCGGTTGGTCCCGGACCGCCGTGAGGTTCGCCTCGGAGTAGCGGAGCTCGCGGTAGGCGATTACCTCGCGGTCGTGGTCGGTCTTCGAGACCATCAGATACCGCGGGCCGTCGTAGTAACTCGGCAGGTCGATGAGCGCCTCGTCCGGCGTCGTGAAGCCGAGCGCCGGCGTGGGGCTGTCGGGGAGCGCATCGACGAAGCGGTCGGGGTTCCCGCGGATGCCCACGTACCGAACGTCCTCGTCCGACATCCCGAAGGCGGTGTCGTACGCCCCCATCTGCTGGGCGGGGACGTGGTTCGACGGCAGGTAGATGTACGGCGACGGGAACATCACCATGAGCGTGAGCCCGATGACGAGCGCCGACGCGACGGGCGCGCCCGTCCTGACCGCCGCCCCGTACTTCGACCAGTACTCCGTCCCCGAGAGCCACTCGAAGGCGTAGAACAGCCCGACGCTCCCGACGACGGTCGCGAGAATCATCGCGAAGCCGACGTGTCGGAAGAAGAAGTTCGTCTCCGAGATGACGCCGAGGAGGTGCGCGAAGAAGTACGGCACCAACACGACGAGGCTGAACGTCAGCGTCCGCAGGACCGACCGGCCCTGAGCCGACAGCCGCGAGAACCGCCCGAACAGGACGCCGAGGAAGACACCGAGAGTCATCAGGGCGTACACCGCGTTCACGAGGAACAGCTTCACGAACACGTCGAAGATACCGCCGCCGACGGCGGTGACGGAGCCGGTGCGCTGGGAGATGGCCGTCCCGGCCTCGGAACTTCCCGAGAGGATGCCGAGCACCCCTTCGACGAACAGGCCGCCGGTCGAAAAGCCGACCGTGTACTGCGTCAGCCAGTAGACGAACGCCGCGGCGAAGACGAGCGTCAGGCCGTACACCGGACGCTGTTCAGCGACGGCGTCCGGGGTCCGCCAGCGCTGGACGAGCTGGATGCCCGCGGCGACGGCGAACAACACGAGATAGTTGACGGCGACTTGCAGATGGTACGACACCAGCGCGACCGTCCCGACCGCGAACAGGACGGAGACGGGCGTGACGTGGCCGCGCCACCGGCTCTCGACGGCGTCGGTCCCGGAGAACTGGTGTTTGAAGAAGAGGTACAGAAGCACCAAGCCGAGGAACGACGCCATCGAGTACGGGAAGAACACGAGCTTGAAGCCGTTGAGGTTCACCGGCAGGAACAACAGCGCCGAGAACACGGCGACGAGGACCGCCCGGCGGTCGGGGACGACGAGCGAGACCAGAAGCGGGACGAACACGAGGTAGACGGCCGAGACGAAAAACACCACCAGCATCATCGCGGTAGTGAGTTCGACGCCGAGGGCGGCGCTGACCATCCCCGCCGAGACGTGGCCGCTCGGGTAGACGATATCCAGCGGCGTCAGCGTCTCGGAGACGAGCGACTTCGCCCAGCCGAGGTGCGTCAGCGAGTCGTTGAACCCGTAGAAGTGGTACGCTCGGACGAGCGGGAGGGCGGAGACCGCGGCTATCGCGAGCGCCGCCAGCGCCACCCCACCGGCAGCGAACCGACTGTTCGGGGCGCGAACGACGACGACCAGCGCGGTCAACACCGCCACCGCCACGCCGACCCAGAACGCCGCCGGCGTCGACTGGTAGATTGAAACTTCGTACGCGCGCGCCGGCGACGCGCGAGCGACGAGGATACCGACGGCTATCGCGAGAAATCCGACGAGGAGGAGCGTTCTCGTGAGCCGCGAATCACGTTGCGTCATCCCGTGAGAGAACGCGAGTCGCGTAGTTTGTTATTGAGCGTGTAATCGACTCAAGCGGCGTTATAGGCGTTCTTCCCGGTGTTTTTCTTCGGGCGTCGCGCGTCGAACGAGCGAACGCCGAGGGTCCGGCCGGCACAGAGGCCCGATGAAGCCGGGCTACCGTTCGGTTCGCCGGCGTTCGACACCGCCACGCGGCCGTATAGGTGCGTGATAACAAAACCCGACGCACGCGGATATCGGGCAACGATGTCACTCACAGCAGTCACGCCGCAGACCGCCGAGCGAACCGAACGCGAGGGCCGTCGATGACTGGCTTCGTCGGCGGCGCGCTCGACGCGGCGACGCTCGACGCCTGCGCGGCCGAACTCCACCACGAAGACTGGTACGAGTCGGCGGCGCGGTCGACCGGCCGCTTCGGCGTCTCGGTGCTCCACCACGGCGCGAGAGACCCCGAGGGCTGTACCGTCTGGGAAGACGGCCCGCGCGTGGGAGCGATATACGGCGCGGTGACGAACCTCGACGAACTCGAACTCGACGTAGACGGGCTGTTCGCCCGACTGTTCGAGGACCCACACGCCCTGCTGCCCGAACTCGACGGCTCGTTCCTCGTCGTCGCCGTCGACGGCGACGCGGAGCGCGTCGTGCTCGCCAGCGACAAACTCGGGACGCGACAGTGTTTCTACGTCGCGGGCGAGCCGTTCGCCTTCGGGACCGAAGTCGGCGCGCTGACGACCCTCCTCGACGACCCGCAGGTCGACGAACGCGCCATCAGCGACCTCCTCATGATTGGGCACGTCTGGGGCGACAAGACGCTCGTGCAGGGCGTGAAGTTCCTCCCCTCGGGGACCGTCCTCGACTACCGGGCCGACGCGGGGCCCGAGCTCGACTCCTACTGGCACCACACGTTCGAACAGAGCCCCGACGACTCCTACCTCGACGACCTCACCGAGGCCTACCGCGAGGTCATCGCCGACATGGCCGACACGATAGACGGCGATATCGGCCTGTGGCTCTCCGGCGGCCTCGACAGTCGCTCGATGGCCGGGGAGCTCAGCCGCTACCACGACCTCACGACCTACACCTACGACTCGAACCCCGCGAACGGGAGCAATCTCGAACTC
This genomic stretch from Haloferax volcanii DS2 harbors:
- a CDS encoding lipopolysaccharide biosynthesis protein, with protein sequence MRDRIRSVVRTIRRRFVPGDDDGDLAERTVKSGMWVSAMNVLDRVLKVVMFIVLARLLGPEAIGLMGIALLTISALLSLTNLGIDAALIQRVDDDVDDYLNTTFTLELLRGLLMSSILYLAAPSLASLFGEPAARDLIRAIALVPIFLALRNPAMVYFKKDLAFHKEFAYRVSGTTAYVVVALGYAAVSPTVWALIFGYLADAGVRSVATYFLHPYRPRPALNRAYAAELIGYGKWVTGSSIVEFLYGQGDDAVVGWLLTATSLGYYQLAYRISNAPATEIAVVVSSVMFSTYSKLQEDQRALREAFFSTFRLTAFVALPMSVGIYLVAPAFVGAFLGADWLPMVLAMQILVAYGLFRTLFATFNPVWRAVGRPDVQTKLGFLRVALLAVAIVPATSAYGIEGTALAVTGILAFPMVPLYAREMKRTLDTTYRRFLRELSYPVAASGAMAMAVLAAQNRVGSPLVEFALLVAIGVVAYVVSAASLMTLFDWRVKQNLRELVSVMSK